The following proteins come from a genomic window of Vallitaleaceae bacterium 9-2:
- a CDS encoding glycoside hydrolase family 20 zincin-like fold domain-containing protein, which yields MNIIPKPKQVEIYEGQFVIDIQTALIVSNQRQTNKFAIELKDFIKEKLGLNINLSLSAKRRIIFEHMATENAYELRVECDVIRIQAPDDQGLYYGMQTLKQLIVQFKRHIPQMYIQDKPLFNHRGFYHDVTRGKVPTLKMMQSLADTMAFFKLNQLQLYVEHTFLFSGQSEVWTVTDPLTAEEIIQLDMYCRERYIELVPSITTFGHLYEALQTDSFKHLSESEKIDEFSFYDRMLHHTLNTTLDESIAFVKQMMDDFVPLFSSNKLNICADETFDLGEGRTKALAQKVGKSRLYVDFLNQIIEHARTYDKEIMFWGDMILEHSKCAKELPKDLVCLNWWYEPEYPEAKVKAITEYGFPQYMCPGVNGWNRFMNNHQMAYDNIKMMTDYGKKYDAIGILNTDWGDFGHWNFIYNSFPGLIYGAAFSWGDSRTIEQMNQAVNTMLYETNNDIMGLLMQLSDKHIMDFTSFVRWFEKDNDEYIKRINVSEEHVYTCNKDIEHIIHTLQDSMQGLDTQKRKHVNAFIVSAQGIQWMNMLYLLVRKDAQGIELEQDLDAWQLAERIEYWFLDFKQIWLMDNKPSELSRSTEFIRKITTWLRNNA from the coding sequence ATGAATATAATACCAAAGCCAAAGCAGGTCGAAATATACGAAGGGCAATTTGTCATTGATATTCAAACAGCACTTATTGTGAGCAATCAACGCCAAACAAACAAGTTTGCGATTGAGTTAAAAGATTTTATTAAGGAGAAGCTGGGTTTAAATATAAATCTTTCCTTGTCGGCAAAGCGTAGAATTATTTTTGAGCATATGGCGACAGAGAATGCTTATGAACTGAGGGTAGAGTGTGATGTCATTCGAATTCAAGCACCCGATGATCAAGGATTGTATTATGGAATGCAGACGTTAAAACAGCTGATTGTTCAGTTCAAACGCCATATTCCACAAATGTATATTCAAGATAAACCCTTATTTAATCATCGAGGGTTCTATCATGATGTGACACGCGGAAAAGTACCTACTCTTAAGATGATGCAGTCACTTGCAGATACAATGGCTTTTTTTAAGTTAAATCAGTTACAGCTTTATGTGGAGCATACATTTTTGTTTAGCGGACAAAGCGAAGTGTGGACAGTAACAGACCCACTGACGGCAGAAGAAATTATTCAGTTGGATATGTACTGTCGTGAGCGTTACATTGAATTGGTTCCTTCAATTACAACGTTTGGACATCTGTATGAAGCACTTCAAACCGATTCGTTTAAGCATCTTTCGGAAAGTGAAAAAATAGATGAGTTTAGTTTTTATGATCGGATGCTTCACCATACACTAAATACCACATTGGATGAAAGCATTGCCTTTGTAAAACAAATGATGGATGACTTTGTTCCTTTGTTTAGTTCCAACAAACTCAACATTTGTGCAGATGAGACTTTTGACCTTGGAGAAGGAAGAACAAAGGCACTGGCACAAAAAGTTGGAAAAAGTCGCTTGTATGTTGACTTTTTGAATCAAATTATTGAGCATGCACGTACGTATGATAAAGAAATTATGTTCTGGGGTGATATGATTTTGGAGCATTCAAAGTGTGCCAAAGAGTTGCCTAAGGATTTAGTCTGCTTAAACTGGTGGTATGAACCTGAATATCCTGAAGCAAAAGTTAAAGCGATTACAGAGTATGGATTTCCTCAATATATGTGCCCCGGGGTTAACGGATGGAATCGTTTTATGAACAATCATCAAATGGCCTATGACAATATAAAGATGATGACCGATTATGGAAAGAAATATGATGCTATCGGTATATTAAATACAGATTGGGGCGATTTTGGGCACTGGAACTTTATCTACAACTCCTTCCCAGGATTAATATATGGAGCGGCGTTTTCTTGGGGAGACAGTCGCACGATTGAACAGATGAATCAAGCAGTAAATACTATGCTTTATGAGACGAACAACGATATAATGGGACTTCTTATGCAATTATCCGACAAACATATTATGGATTTCACCTCGTTTGTACGATGGTTTGAAAAGGATAATGATGAATACATTAAGCGTATCAATGTATCGGAAGAACATGTGTATACATGTAATAAAGACATTGAGCATATTATCCATACACTCCAAGACAGTATGCAAGGTTTGGACACACAAAAAAGAAAACATGTGAATGCATTTATTGTTTCAGCACAAGGCATACAATGGATGAACATGCTTTACCTATTGGTACGAAAAGACGCTCAAGGTATTGAATTAGAACAAGATTTAGATGCATGGCAACTGGCAGAACGCATTGAGTATTGGTTTTTGGATTTCAAACAAATATGGTTAATGGATAATAAACCATCAGAATTATCTCGAAGTACAGAGTTCATTCGCAAAATAACCACCTGGTTAAGAAATAATGCTTAA
- a CDS encoding AraC family transcriptional regulator yields MAAMNINFENILMNNPNVPVIVQEMHHDASHKGCDYHWHEAIEIYYVKQGSLLLNIDGHTQRLYAGDIGIVYWGLAHRGSDFYDHTIHYILQIDLRDMPYLSSYPQLQLPSNQYPTICIQPKATKYLDTIIDEMHKKQPDYELAVVASILNFFRWLLCQKKEETLLVQSTHPQSLTHVHSILKYLNHHFSEQVTLEEMSLKLGLSKPYMCRLFKKHTGQTIIAHLNEQRCQYAAALILDGLSPTKACEYSGYNDYNYFSRTFKKIMSVAPSQYFNQQI; encoded by the coding sequence ATGGCCGCGATGAACATAAATTTTGAAAATATATTGATGAATAATCCTAACGTTCCTGTAATCGTTCAAGAAATGCATCACGACGCTTCGCATAAGGGGTGTGACTATCACTGGCATGAAGCAATTGAGATATATTATGTTAAACAAGGAAGTCTCCTTTTAAATATCGATGGACATACACAGCGCTTATATGCAGGTGATATCGGCATCGTCTATTGGGGGCTTGCGCATCGCGGCTCAGATTTTTATGATCACACCATTCATTATATTCTTCAAATTGATTTGCGAGATATGCCCTACTTATCCTCATATCCTCAATTACAATTACCTTCAAATCAATATCCTACAATATGTATTCAACCTAAAGCAACAAAATATCTGGATACGATTATCGATGAAATGCATAAAAAACAGCCAGATTATGAACTGGCTGTTGTTGCAAGTATTTTAAATTTTTTTAGATGGCTGCTTTGTCAAAAAAAGGAAGAAACATTACTTGTTCAATCAACCCATCCCCAAAGTCTTACCCATGTACACAGTATCCTAAAATATTTGAATCATCATTTTTCAGAACAAGTCACTCTAGAAGAGATGTCCTTGAAGTTAGGGCTTTCAAAACCATATATGTGTCGCTTATTTAAAAAACATACCGGCCAAACCATTATCGCACACCTTAATGAACAACGCTGTCAATACGCTGCAGCCTTAATACTTGATGGTCTTTCGCCCACAAAGGCTTGCGAATACTCTGGCTATAATGATTATAACTATTTTTCACGAACATTTAAAAAAATTATGTCTGTCGCCCCTTCACAATACTTCAACCAACAAATTTAA